GGGCAGGTCGCCGCGCGACACCAGGCGGGCCGACTCAAGCAATGGCTGCATTACCTGCGCCGCCGCTATCCGGAGGCCGAAGCCGCCTACCAGCAGGTCCGCACCATCAACGAGTCCGACGCCCTGTCGCTCGCCTTGTTCGGCGACGTGCGGCCGAAAGATCCTGTCGATGCGCCCGGTGCGGCGTCTGCTCTTGTCACGACCGCGTCGTCCGACGCTCCCACGCTTCTCGTCGCATGAACTTCACCTTGATTGCTGCGCGCCGTGTCGCGCTGGCGTGTGCGCTGGTCGCCGCGCCGATGTGCGCCTTCACCGCCGAGCGCGTCATCGAGCCGGCCCGCACGAGTGCAGGTGCCAAGCCCGACGCCGCGCGCACGGCCAAGGATCGGCCGATGGCCTCGACCCGCACGGTCGCCGAAGCCGCCACCGCCACCGCCGCCTCCGGCGTCACTCCGCTGACCCTGGAACGCGTCTTCGGCGATCCCCCGCTGCAAGGTCGCCTCACGCGGCAGGCCGAGATCTCGCCGGACGGCGCCTGGGTCAGCTACCTGCGTCCGTCGGCCACCGACAGCGAACAGCTCGAGCTCTGGGCCCAGCCCACGGCGGGCGGTGCGCCGCACCGGCTGGTGTCCGCCTCCGAGGTGCTGGGCGGCCGCAGCCAGCAGCTCACCGAAGCGGAGCGCATGGCGCTGGAGCGCAAGCGCATCACCCAAGGGGGCATCACCAGCTACCAATGGTGCGGGCCGGACGGCCGCACCCTGCTGTTCCCGCTCTCCGGCGATCTGTACCTGGTCCGCCTGACCGCCGAGGGCCCGCGCGCCCAGCGGCTCGCCCACGACGAGCAGGTGCCGGAGCAGGACCCGAGCTGCTCACCCGACGGCCGGCAATTGGCCTATGTGAAGGGCGGCAACCTCTGGGTGCAGGCGCTGGATGGCAGCGCGGCGCGCTCCCTGACGCAGGACGCCACTGAGACCCGCTTCTGGGGCCTGGCGGAATTCATCGCGGCGGAGGAACTGGGCCGTCAGCGCGGCTACTGGTGGGCACCGGATGGCCGCCGGCTGCTGGCATTGCAGGTCGACGAGGCCGAAGTGCCCGTCAAGACCCGTGCGCAGATCTTCGCCGACCGCACCAACATGACCCAGCAGCGCTACCCCGGCGCCGGCGAGCGAAATGCGCGGGTCACCGCGTGGATGCTGGCGGTCGATGCGCCCGCCGGCACCGTGCCCAGGCCGGTGGCCCTGCCGCTGCCCGCTGAGGCGGAATACATCGCCCGCGCCGGCTGGTTCGGCGACGGCGCACCGTGGCTGCAGTGGCTCACCCGCGATCAGAAACGCCTCGCCCTGACCGAGTTCGAATTCGAGTCCGCACCCGCACCCGCACCCGCACCCGCACCCGCACCCGCACCCGCACCCGCGCTGGTCGCGGCCGTGGCCAAGGGCCGCATCGTCATTGACGAGCGCGACCCTGCCTGGGTCGATGTGCACGACGATCTGCAGGAGATCGGCGGTTTGACGCTCTCCGGCCGGCCCGCGCTGCTGTGGTCGAGCGAAGCGTCCGGACGCCGGCAACTGGTGCTGGTCGACCGCAAGACCGGCCGCCGCCAGGCGCTGACGAATGAACCGGAAGCAGTGGCCCACCGGGTCTGCAGCAACGGCGACACCGTCGTCTATGCGGCCGCCCGCGACCGAGGCCGCAGCCGTGAGCTGTTCGCCATCGATCTGCAGGGCCGCAGCCGTGCCCTGGACGGCGCGGCGGATCGCCAGTGGCGCGATGCCCGTGGGGACCGCGAATGCGCCCGCCTGCTGGTCACCCGGGCCGCCTGGGCCCAGCCGCCGCGTCTGCTGCTGCAGGATGTCAAGGCGGGAGCCGCACCGATCGACTTGCCGGGCGATGCGCCCGATCCCCTGCTGGCGCGGATT
The Roseateles amylovorans genome window above contains:
- a CDS encoding alpha/beta fold hydrolase; this translates as MNFTLIAARRVALACALVAAPMCAFTAERVIEPARTSAGAKPDAARTAKDRPMASTRTVAEAATATAASGVTPLTLERVFGDPPLQGRLTRQAEISPDGAWVSYLRPSATDSEQLELWAQPTAGGAPHRLVSASEVLGGRSQQLTEAERMALERKRITQGGITSYQWCGPDGRTLLFPLSGDLYLVRLTAEGPRAQRLAHDEQVPEQDPSCSPDGRQLAYVKGGNLWVQALDGSAARSLTQDATETRFWGLAEFIAAEELGRQRGYWWAPDGRRLLALQVDEAEVPVKTRAQIFADRTNMTQQRYPGAGERNARVTAWMLAVDAPAGTVPRPVALPLPAEAEYIARAGWFGDGAPWLQWLTRDQKRLALTEFEFESAPAPAPAPAPAPAPAPALVAAVAKGRIVIDERDPAWVDVHDDLQEIGGLTLSGRPALLWSSEASGRRQLVLVDRKTGRRQALTNEPEAVAHRVCSNGDTVVYAAARDRGRSRELFAIDLQGRSRALDGAADRQWRDARGDRECARLLVTRAAWAQPPRLLLQDVKAGAAPIDLPGDAPDPLLARIAPQPQVVEVTAADGRTALNALYFAPLDGQPGPHAVITLAYGGPGIATVNWNWHRDTALIAYWQRRGFGVFAVDTRGMQNRDRDFTRAHLNAFGVVDVQDLFAAVRQLPQRVAGVDPRRIGFFGWSYGGFLAVRAMLDADTPFAAGVAGAPPTDWTLYDTAYTERYLGLPDQGRAAAYRQANLVSRVDQLTRPLLLIHGTADDNVLFEHTLRLTEALQQQSKPFDMMIYPGKAHGITGRGPRLHLYRMIDAFFVRQLAP